Proteins encoded within one genomic window of Rubripirellula tenax:
- a CDS encoding type II secretion system F family protein has protein sequence MTMHTAYAPIDVASADNIADIFADTRTSAVGKVERSSSASNEWIPVSQSRVLLAINQLSVMSQNGIEIAEALESVAKHCPDLRLARSLNQIHDAVNGGQSFSQAVAQHGRYFPSTLAPMLAAAEQSGEVPETLGRVCARMRGEMQMRGTIVGALIYPAILVGASTIVMTALIMGVLPQFSRVFESMGKPIPVYTQWLLAFGDFCQDWWWLIVPAVVSLIAGAVMLRSHSIVRRPLGRFLMYGPMIRDAYRPLQAGRMLRTIAAMVQGGVPMLQAVQLSRRTTNDRYWQELLSQIESNLIEGLPASQAITEVDFVPPETSQMMATAERTGRVAEVLEDIGTFYEEEASRRIKRLVVALEPAVILVMGIVVAGVVMSVMLPMLDISTIGS, from the coding sequence ATGACGATGCATACCGCCTACGCCCCGATCGACGTCGCAAGTGCCGACAACATCGCCGATATTTTTGCCGACACAAGAACATCGGCGGTGGGCAAAGTAGAGCGGTCAAGCTCTGCGTCAAACGAATGGATTCCGGTATCCCAAAGCCGCGTGCTACTGGCGATCAACCAACTTTCGGTGATGAGCCAAAACGGGATCGAAATCGCCGAAGCCCTCGAAAGCGTTGCCAAACATTGCCCCGACCTTCGCCTGGCGCGGTCGCTCAACCAGATTCACGACGCCGTCAACGGTGGGCAGTCGTTCTCGCAAGCCGTCGCTCAACACGGCCGCTATTTTCCTTCGACGCTTGCGCCGATGTTGGCCGCGGCGGAACAGTCCGGTGAAGTTCCCGAAACGCTTGGACGGGTTTGCGCGCGGATGCGTGGCGAGATGCAAATGCGAGGCACCATCGTCGGCGCCCTTATCTATCCCGCGATTCTTGTTGGCGCATCGACGATCGTGATGACGGCATTGATCATGGGGGTGTTGCCGCAATTCAGTCGAGTTTTCGAATCGATGGGCAAGCCGATTCCCGTCTACACACAGTGGTTGCTTGCATTCGGCGACTTTTGCCAAGACTGGTGGTGGTTGATCGTTCCCGCGGTGGTATCCCTCATCGCCGGGGCGGTGATGCTTCGATCACACTCGATCGTCCGTCGCCCGTTGGGCCGATTTTTGATGTACGGGCCGATGATCCGCGACGCGTACCGACCGCTGCAAGCCGGACGCATGCTGCGCACGATCGCCGCAATGGTGCAGGGCGGTGTACCGATGCTGCAAGCCGTTCAGCTTTCCCGTCGGACGACGAATGATAGATACTGGCAGGAACTACTCAGCCAGATCGAAAGCAATTTAATCGAGGGATTGCCCGCCAGCCAAGCCATCACTGAAGTCGACTTTGTGCCTCCCGAAACCTCCCAAATGATGGCGACTGCGGAACGCACCGGTCGAGTTGCCGAAGTTTTGGAAGACATCGGAACGTTCTACGAGGAAGAAGCCTCGCGGCGGATCAAACGACTGGTCGTCGCGCTGGAACCGGCCGTCATTCTGGTCATGGGCATCGTCGTTGCTGGCGTCGTTATGTCCGTGATGTTGCCGATGTTGGATATTTCGACGATCGGTTCGTAA
- the fliG gene encoding flagellar motor switch protein FliG, producing the protein MNPFDENGLRKAAILLMSLPTKAAAQILGQLPPRYIEAISIMIAQTESVGGNDQEMVIAEFLTSKASSLYASPGGLERAKELIREALGRDANELIGNLQQTIEAMPFGFIKKVDSQTLLQFIGDEHPQTIALLLSHCPGNYAAEVLAGLDPEKQLEVIRRIAAIGRTSPEAVAELEFGLEMRLSSMVNQQQSNTGGVANVAEILNVCERSIERTIMESLGREDPELSDEIRRLMFVFEDICKLADRDIQALLKNVETAQWAMSLKGASQQLQDKVMRNMSSRAAENLREEMEYLGSVRVSEVEGVQQKIVDIVRHLEDSGEISRPTGEEEEEYVN; encoded by the coding sequence ATGAATCCTTTCGACGAAAACGGCTTGCGAAAAGCGGCCATTTTGTTGATGAGTCTGCCGACGAAAGCGGCTGCGCAAATTCTGGGCCAACTGCCGCCACGGTACATCGAAGCGATCAGCATCATGATCGCCCAAACCGAATCGGTGGGTGGCAACGATCAGGAAATGGTGATCGCTGAGTTTCTGACCAGCAAAGCCAGTTCGTTGTATGCCAGCCCAGGCGGACTCGAGCGTGCCAAGGAACTGATTCGCGAAGCTCTCGGCCGAGACGCTAACGAGCTGATCGGAAATCTTCAGCAGACCATCGAAGCGATGCCGTTCGGCTTCATCAAGAAAGTCGACTCACAAACGCTGCTGCAATTTATCGGCGACGAACATCCGCAAACGATCGCACTGCTGCTTAGCCATTGTCCGGGCAACTATGCTGCCGAAGTCTTGGCCGGGCTAGATCCCGAGAAACAACTGGAAGTCATTCGGCGTATCGCCGCGATCGGACGAACCAGCCCCGAGGCGGTTGCCGAATTGGAGTTCGGGCTTGAGATGCGATTGTCCAGCATGGTCAACCAACAACAATCCAACACCGGTGGCGTCGCGAACGTCGCCGAGATTCTGAACGTTTGCGAACGTTCGATCGAGCGCACCATCATGGAATCACTTGGCCGCGAAGACCCCGAGTTGTCGGATGAAATCCGCCGCTTGATGTTCGTGTTCGAAGACATTTGCAAATTGGCCGACCGCGACATTCAAGCATTACTCAAGAACGTCGAAACCGCCCAATGGGCTATGTCGCTTAAAGGCGCAAGCCAGCAATTGCAAGACAAGGTCATGCGAAACATGTCATCGCGTGCGGCCGAAAACCTGCGCGAAGAAATGGAATACCTGGGCAGCGTCCGCGTCAGCGAAGTCGAGGGCGTCCAACAAAAGATCGTGGACATTGTTCGTCATCTCGAAGACAGCGGCGAAATTTCGCGTCCGACTGGCGAAGAGGAAGAAGAGTACGTCAACTGA
- a CDS encoding GumC family protein: MPNSFEQWTYAMKRHWFLSIFAFVSIMAIAVVVILFAPRAYHSEAKLLLRVGRESISVDPTVTTVGETISMQQTRANEIQSAIGVMQSRQILEQVLDQVGVDVVLSGEMKGDDDENDNGKSIVPTWARDAIAKAKDKVASIDPVTPREAALTALSKGIGIYAATESSVVSVGYKSKSADVAQAVVDSWIDSYITHHSNVNRSPGTYAFFSEQGNLLEEQLAAARIALLETKNESNLVTVDGQQKLLEAQLTKVRDSMIESEAEIASLGSRLKSYDRMIQGSDETITEEVSGIADEGRAMMRNQLFDLEVLEKDLRSKYNAGHPKLVAIERQLEEAARIVSEQNVERKEITKSVNPAYQQLVEYRMLDEATLSGAIERQKSLEAKHVSLQSELMELNRNEQTIATVTNEVKILEDRYARHAEKLEQARLDEVLADQKITSVNLVQHASLEQRPVTPNKPLCAVAGFLAACAAAISLPVLREFQLSRRRSIAETRTSHRDWKFEKRGDETAESVRARPPHFESETTEPVGAGSSQD, from the coding sequence ATGCCCAATTCTTTCGAACAGTGGACCTACGCGATGAAGCGTCATTGGTTTCTGTCGATTTTCGCATTCGTCTCGATCATGGCAATCGCTGTGGTGGTGATCCTGTTTGCCCCTCGCGCCTATCACTCAGAGGCCAAGCTGTTGCTACGCGTGGGTCGCGAAAGCATCAGTGTCGATCCCACCGTAACGACGGTTGGCGAAACGATCAGCATGCAGCAGACTCGCGCGAACGAGATCCAGTCAGCGATCGGCGTCATGCAAAGCCGCCAGATCCTGGAACAAGTTCTTGATCAAGTCGGCGTCGACGTCGTGCTTAGCGGTGAAATGAAGGGCGATGACGACGAAAACGATAATGGCAAGTCGATCGTACCGACTTGGGCGCGAGACGCCATCGCCAAGGCGAAAGACAAGGTCGCGTCGATTGATCCCGTCACGCCACGGGAAGCCGCGCTGACAGCACTGTCCAAAGGCATCGGCATCTACGCGGCGACGGAATCGAGCGTCGTATCGGTCGGTTACAAATCGAAGTCCGCCGACGTCGCGCAAGCCGTCGTTGACTCTTGGATCGACAGCTACATCACGCATCACTCCAACGTCAATCGCTCGCCGGGAACTTACGCGTTCTTTTCCGAACAGGGCAACCTGCTGGAAGAACAGCTCGCCGCAGCCCGCATCGCGTTACTGGAAACGAAGAACGAATCCAACTTGGTCACCGTCGACGGCCAACAAAAGTTGCTGGAAGCTCAACTGACCAAAGTTCGCGACAGCATGATCGAAAGCGAGGCCGAGATCGCCTCGTTAGGGTCGCGATTGAAATCATACGATCGAATGATCCAAGGATCCGACGAAACGATCACCGAAGAGGTTTCCGGAATCGCGGATGAGGGTCGTGCGATGATGCGAAATCAATTGTTCGACCTTGAAGTTCTCGAGAAAGACTTGCGCAGCAAGTACAACGCCGGACATCCCAAGTTGGTCGCGATCGAACGACAACTCGAAGAAGCGGCAAGGATCGTCAGCGAACAGAATGTTGAACGCAAAGAGATCACCAAGTCGGTCAATCCGGCATATCAACAATTGGTCGAATACCGAATGTTGGATGAAGCCACACTCAGCGGCGCGATCGAACGTCAAAAGTCTCTGGAAGCGAAGCACGTTTCGCTGCAATCCGAATTGATGGAACTGAATCGAAACGAGCAGACGATCGCCACGGTCACCAACGAAGTCAAAATTCTAGAAGACCGTTACGCCCGCCATGCTGAAAAGCTGGAACAAGCTCGGTTGGATGAAGTGCTCGCCGATCAAAAGATCACAAGCGTCAATTTGGTCCAACACGCTTCGCTAGAACAGCGACCGGTCACGCCGAACAAACCACTGTGTGCGGTCGCCGGTTTTTTGGCTGCATGTGCCGCCGCAATCAGCCTTCCCGTTCTTCGTGAGTTTCAATTGTCGCGTCGACGCTCGATCGCCGAGACTCGCACATCACATCGCGATTGGAAATTCGAAAAACGTGGTGACGAAACCGCTGAATCGGTGCGGGCTCGGCCGCCTCACTTCGAATCCGAAACGACCGAGCCCGTGGGTGCCGGTTCCAGCCAAGACTGA
- a CDS encoding GspE/PulE family protein, translating to MTHATSLHAKIDTDPSQVASIAMPSKPARPRANKAGVPLGQRLIEAGLLRTDQLESALTHQTAETERMKARAGQSEAQRQRNGRTKRLGEVITELGLVDESDLIPHMGEQLGVEGVRLREGLIDPIAIALVPREYAERLHALPLMKVRDELTVAMADPHDLAAIDTLKRISGCRVRPVFTLASSIERLMPRCYEDDFAVDSVTADLDVEQLELETEAIDLDLTGSMQIAEGSPVINLVNYAIVQAISQGASDIHIEPGVKATSVRFRIDGALREVMKPRKDLHAAIVSRIKVMAKLDIAEHRQPQDGRLHVRMNRRDVDLRVSTLPTVLGEKVVLRVLDRQRLTFDLNKLGMTDHALESANRMLKRPHGLVLVTGPTGSGKTTTLYSAIELIKGVQRNIVTVEDPVEYQLELINQVQVQTDTGMTFAKALRSILRQDPDVIMVGEIRDRETAETAIQAALTGHLVLSTLHTNDSASAVTRLIDMGVERFKISAALVGVVAQRLVRNLCPHCKETYYPPAKLLAEMKYEGDTRHPFAQSRGCTQCFESGYRGRSGIYEMLESDSTLRGLINAGADLDAIRAAHTGQTLMTEGLRLAADGITSLEEISRVAMAD from the coding sequence ATGACGCACGCCACATCCCTTCACGCAAAGATTGACACCGACCCGTCCCAGGTGGCGTCGATCGCGATGCCATCGAAACCCGCACGGCCGCGTGCAAACAAAGCTGGCGTTCCGCTGGGCCAACGTTTGATCGAAGCGGGCCTATTGCGGACGGACCAATTGGAGTCCGCGCTAACGCACCAAACCGCCGAAACGGAGCGAATGAAGGCGCGTGCCGGCCAATCCGAAGCCCAACGCCAACGCAACGGCCGCACGAAACGACTGGGCGAAGTCATCACCGAACTGGGTTTGGTGGATGAAAGCGACTTGATTCCGCACATGGGTGAACAACTGGGCGTCGAAGGCGTCCGGCTTCGCGAAGGATTGATTGATCCCATCGCGATCGCCTTGGTGCCGCGTGAGTATGCCGAACGACTTCACGCACTGCCGCTGATGAAAGTGCGTGACGAGTTGACCGTGGCCATGGCCGACCCCCATGACTTGGCCGCCATCGATACGCTGAAACGAATCAGCGGATGCCGCGTTCGACCCGTCTTTACTCTCGCGTCCAGCATCGAACGATTGATGCCACGGTGTTACGAAGACGACTTTGCCGTCGACTCGGTCACCGCCGACTTGGATGTCGAACAGCTTGAACTGGAAACCGAAGCGATTGATCTGGACCTGACCGGTTCGATGCAGATCGCCGAAGGAAGCCCGGTCATCAACTTGGTCAACTATGCCATCGTCCAAGCGATCAGCCAGGGCGCCAGTGACATCCATATTGAACCCGGCGTCAAGGCAACATCAGTTCGCTTTCGCATCGACGGTGCGCTTCGCGAAGTGATGAAGCCTCGCAAAGATTTGCACGCCGCGATTGTTTCGCGAATCAAAGTCATGGCGAAACTGGACATTGCCGAACACCGTCAACCGCAAGACGGACGACTGCACGTGCGAATGAATCGACGCGACGTCGACTTGCGTGTCTCGACACTGCCAACGGTACTGGGCGAAAAGGTTGTTCTACGAGTTCTTGATCGTCAACGGCTGACGTTTGATCTGAACAAGTTGGGCATGACCGACCACGCTCTTGAATCGGCCAATCGCATGTTGAAGCGACCGCACGGATTGGTCTTGGTCACCGGGCCTACAGGCAGCGGAAAAACAACGACACTGTACTCGGCCATTGAATTGATCAAAGGCGTTCAGCGAAACATCGTCACCGTCGAAGACCCCGTCGAATACCAATTGGAATTGATCAACCAGGTTCAAGTCCAAACCGATACCGGCATGACGTTCGCTAAGGCGCTGCGAAGCATTTTGCGACAAGACCCCGACGTGATCATGGTCGGTGAAATTCGTGATCGCGAGACGGCGGAAACAGCAATCCAAGCGGCGCTGACCGGCCACTTGGTCCTCAGCACACTGCACACCAATGACAGCGCTTCGGCGGTCACGCGATTGATCGACATGGGTGTCGAACGATTCAAGATTTCCGCCGCCCTGGTCGGCGTCGTTGCACAGCGATTGGTTCGCAATCTGTGCCCACATTGCAAAGAAACGTACTATCCGCCGGCCAAATTATTGGCCGAGATGAAGTACGAGGGCGACACGCGTCACCCGTTTGCGCAAAGCCGCGGTTGCACCCAGTGTTTCGAATCGGGCTACCGAGGTCGATCGGGAATCTACGAAATGCTCGAGAGCGATTCTACGCTGCGTGGCCTGATCAACGCCGGCGCGGACCTGGACGCGATTCGCGCCGCCCACACCGGACAAACATTGATGACCGAGGGTCTGCGATTGGCCGCCGATGGAATCACTTCGCTTGAAGAGATCAGCCGCGTTGCGATGGCTGATTGA
- a CDS encoding O-antigen ligase family protein: MTPSITAPTQSTFALSHDDRSVVGSDLNAAQKRWLERFALIAIWLLPIMVFTMPTAKFTTAWQPLDTAKLLVLFLTCSGGALSLAYVRSTHVLRRVLDPLTPFYLFLGWALVSVLWSPLKSVTIAQSGGLVAMLFFATIVAIVCTDIERAKRLLFHLCSMMLVANAVVLMAYVINPEMSGLDRGRIHSGGDGLIHPTAAGATASLGLLLPVMCHWIGGYAWAKRFMLPCLVIHGAVLVLSNSRTALAMGFVTIGAILFWYSTNRQRATTIFAGSMLLVAIMILDPGFEMASSTADVGTQFVSRGQSGEQLKGVSGRGELWAAVWNEYQKSMLLGHGYFVTSETGQLHVWHETHNYTAHNLALQILASTGAIGFLLFAFALLQVFVASLTLGKGDANQRHFLVMILVTTIWFLGWSQLGDSFLGPIRPESILFFTFVGIGVGQSTRLLAPPGHHSSSANP; encoded by the coding sequence ATGACACCTTCCATCACCGCCCCTACGCAATCGACGTTTGCCTTGTCGCACGACGATCGATCCGTCGTCGGCAGTGACTTGAACGCGGCCCAGAAACGTTGGTTGGAACGGTTCGCATTGATCGCGATTTGGTTGCTTCCGATCATGGTGTTCACGATGCCAACGGCAAAGTTTACCACCGCGTGGCAACCGCTCGACACGGCAAAGCTGCTCGTATTGTTCCTCACATGTTCGGGCGGCGCCCTTTCACTCGCTTACGTGCGATCCACCCACGTGTTGCGCCGGGTCCTCGATCCGTTAACGCCGTTCTATTTGTTTTTGGGATGGGCGTTGGTCAGCGTCCTTTGGTCACCGCTAAAGTCCGTCACGATCGCCCAATCGGGCGGTCTTGTCGCGATGCTGTTTTTCGCAACGATCGTTGCCATCGTTTGCACGGACATTGAACGGGCCAAGAGGCTATTGTTTCACCTTTGCAGCATGATGCTTGTGGCCAATGCGGTGGTCTTGATGGCGTATGTCATCAACCCTGAAATGTCGGGACTCGACCGCGGCCGCATCCACAGCGGTGGTGACGGATTGATTCACCCGACGGCGGCCGGCGCGACCGCGTCACTTGGATTGTTGCTTCCGGTCATGTGTCATTGGATCGGTGGTTATGCGTGGGCGAAGCGTTTTATGCTCCCCTGCCTAGTCATCCATGGCGCCGTCCTGGTCCTGTCCAACAGCCGAACGGCGTTGGCGATGGGATTCGTTACGATCGGGGCGATTTTGTTTTGGTACAGCACCAATCGTCAGCGTGCGACAACGATTTTCGCGGGATCGATGCTGTTGGTCGCCATCATGATTCTTGACCCCGGGTTCGAGATGGCGTCATCGACAGCCGACGTGGGAACCCAATTCGTTTCGCGAGGTCAATCGGGCGAACAACTCAAGGGCGTTTCGGGACGCGGCGAACTGTGGGCAGCCGTTTGGAATGAGTATCAAAAGTCCATGTTGCTGGGGCATGGATATTTTGTGACTAGCGAAACTGGCCAACTTCACGTTTGGCACGAGACGCACAATTACACGGCTCACAACTTGGCGCTACAAATTTTGGCGTCTACCGGCGCGATTGGATTCCTTTTGTTTGCCTTCGCACTGTTGCAAGTCTTTGTGGCGTCGCTGACGCTGGGGAAGGGCGACGCGAATCAGCGACACTTCCTCGTGATGATTCTGGTCACCACGATCTGGTTTTTGGGGTGGTCCCAATTGGGCGATTCATTCCTGGGCCCGATTCGCCCCGAATCCATCCTGTTTTTTACCTTTGTGGGAATTGGTGTCGGACAATCAACCCGTTTGCTGGCGCCACCTGGTCATCATTCGTCGTCGGCCAATCCATAG
- a CDS encoding sigma-54 interaction domain-containing protein encodes MQEVYRITRRVAASNASVLILGETGVGKELIASAVHRLSRRSGGPFVRVNCGALSESLLESELFGHVRGAFTGAVANRTGRFEAAHGGTVFLDEINSTSLTLQVKLLRVLQEKEFERVGDTNTLSTDARIVAASNRDLMQEVRAERFREDLYWRLNVVPIEIPPLRRRRDDIPSLVSFFLEHYNEVNDRYVVHMGPGVIEAMQDYHWPGNVRELQNYIERAVVMAETDELTIDVLPGCVTGLSETHDDDEPTAGDFETLAKGLVSRGLSEAGSAAENVHSTIVEQIEREVIAQVLQSCGGVQTKAASRLGINRNTLHKKIKDYGLADDE; translated from the coding sequence ATGCAGGAGGTGTACCGGATCACCCGCCGAGTCGCCGCCAGCAACGCATCGGTTTTGATTTTGGGCGAAACCGGTGTCGGCAAAGAGCTGATCGCCAGCGCCGTCCACCGCTTGTCACGCCGCAGCGGCGGGCCGTTCGTTCGCGTCAATTGCGGGGCGCTCAGCGAGAGCTTGCTGGAAAGCGAACTGTTCGGACATGTCCGCGGTGCGTTTACCGGCGCGGTCGCCAACCGCACCGGACGCTTCGAAGCGGCTCATGGTGGGACGGTCTTCTTGGACGAGATCAACAGCACGTCGTTGACGTTGCAGGTCAAGCTGCTGCGTGTGTTGCAAGAGAAAGAGTTTGAACGCGTCGGCGACACCAACACGCTTAGCACGGACGCACGGATCGTTGCGGCGAGTAACCGCGATTTGATGCAAGAAGTCCGGGCCGAACGGTTCCGCGAAGACTTGTATTGGCGATTGAATGTGGTGCCGATCGAGATTCCGCCGCTGCGTCGGCGCCGCGACGACATTCCGTCGCTCGTCTCGTTTTTCCTAGAGCATTACAACGAAGTGAACGACCGCTACGTCGTTCACATGGGCCCCGGTGTGATCGAGGCGATGCAGGATTACCATTGGCCGGGGAACGTCCGCGAACTGCAAAACTACATCGAGCGCGCCGTCGTGATGGCCGAAACCGACGAGTTGACGATCGATGTATTGCCGGGATGCGTGACGGGGTTGTCCGAGACGCACGACGATGACGAACCGACCGCCGGCGATTTTGAAACGCTGGCCAAGGGTTTGGTGTCGCGGGGGCTAAGCGAGGCGGGAAGCGCTGCCGAGAATGTTCACTCGACGATTGTCGAGCAGATTGAAAGAGAGGTCATCGCTCAGGTGCTTCAATCTTGTGGCGGCGTCCAAACGAAAGCCGCGTCAAGGTTGGGTATCAACCGCAATACGTTGCACAAGAAGATCAAAGACTATGGATTGGCCGACGACGAATGA
- the xseA gene encoding exodeoxyribonuclease VII large subunit, with product MNASTHAVSVSELTHHIKAILEGTFPSIWVAGEISDLSRPRSGHLYFTLKDETSHIRGVIWRGTASRLDVDLADGQSVFCFGDVEVYAARGTYQLVIRQVQLQGLGALQKRFLDLQAKLDAEGIFAAQRKRMLPRCPRRIGVITSQSGAAIRDFLQAASSRFRGVEIVVIPAVVQGPTAAASIVAAIKQAHRYAPALDALILTRGGGSLEDLWCFNEEPVVRAVAASRIPTVSAVGHEIDVTLCDMAADVRALTPTDAATRVLPDAKMFDRSVTELSRRLDRSMRQSIDSRRLRLNQIASRTGFRKPHEIVHLRSRYLDELDARARRAMFTKLRLDAAKLATQAASLSALSPLSVLTRGYSVTLDAVGNAIESTDVVNVGDTIRTRVHRGEIESVVKSLS from the coding sequence ATGAACGCTTCCACGCACGCCGTATCCGTCAGCGAGCTGACGCACCACATCAAAGCGATATTGGAAGGCACTTTCCCGTCGATATGGGTCGCTGGTGAAATTTCGGATCTGTCCCGGCCGCGCAGCGGACACCTCTACTTCACGCTCAAGGACGAGACTTCGCACATCCGTGGCGTGATCTGGCGCGGGACGGCGTCTCGACTGGACGTCGATCTTGCCGATGGGCAATCGGTCTTTTGTTTCGGCGATGTCGAAGTCTACGCGGCCCGCGGAACCTACCAGTTGGTCATTCGCCAGGTCCAACTTCAAGGGCTGGGGGCTCTTCAGAAACGGTTTCTGGACCTGCAAGCCAAACTTGACGCCGAAGGAATCTTCGCCGCCCAGCGCAAACGCATGCTTCCGCGATGCCCGCGACGAATCGGTGTTATCACCAGCCAGAGTGGCGCCGCGATTCGCGATTTTCTGCAAGCCGCGTCGAGCCGTTTTCGCGGTGTCGAGATCGTCGTCATTCCCGCGGTGGTTCAAGGGCCGACCGCGGCGGCGTCGATCGTGGCTGCGATCAAGCAGGCACACCGCTATGCGCCGGCGCTGGACGCTTTGATTTTGACGCGAGGCGGCGGCAGCCTCGAAGACTTGTGGTGTTTCAATGAAGAACCCGTCGTCCGTGCGGTCGCCGCGTCGAGGATCCCCACGGTGTCGGCCGTTGGGCACGAGATCGACGTCACGCTTTGTGATATGGCGGCGGATGTGCGCGCATTGACGCCAACGGATGCGGCCACGCGAGTGTTGCCCGATGCCAAGATGTTTGATCGATCGGTGACTGAATTGAGTCGCCGCTTGGATCGATCGATGCGTCAATCGATCGATTCCCGCCGATTGCGGTTGAATCAAATTGCTTCGCGTACTGGTTTTCGCAAACCGCACGAGATCGTTCATTTGCGATCGCGATATCTGGACGAACTGGATGCTCGCGCGCGTCGCGCGATGTTCACCAAGCTTCGGCTGGATGCGGCAAAATTGGCAACGCAAGCAGCTTCGCTTTCGGCGTTGTCACCGCTGAGCGTGCTGACGCGGGGATACAGTGTGACGCTTGATGCCGTGGGAAACGCGATCGAATCGACCGACGTTGTGAACGTCGGCGACACGATTCGAACTCGCGTTCATCGCGGCGAGATCGAATCGGTGGTGAAGTCGCTCAGTTGA
- a CDS encoding adenine phosphoribosyltransferase, with translation MLDLFDFIREIPDYPKPGILFRDITPMLANPDALAQAANAMAEPFLGKKIDIVAAAEARGFIFAAPIAMALGAGFVPIRKPGKLPFDLHSFAYELEYGTDELQIHVDGVKPGQRVLLVDDLLATGGTIEACCRLLEKCDAQIVGCSFLIHLAQLGGEDRLNPYTCHSVLTYDQDDLESELSPSGRV, from the coding sequence ATGCTCGATTTGTTCGACTTCATCCGCGAAATTCCTGACTACCCGAAACCAGGCATCCTGTTTCGCGACATCACACCCATGCTGGCGAACCCCGATGCGCTTGCCCAAGCCGCCAATGCAATGGCGGAACCGTTCTTGGGGAAAAAGATCGACATCGTCGCCGCAGCCGAAGCGAGAGGTTTCATCTTCGCAGCACCGATCGCGATGGCGTTGGGCGCCGGGTTTGTCCCGATTCGAAAACCGGGGAAACTGCCCTTCGATCTGCATTCGTTCGCGTACGAATTGGAATACGGCACCGATGAATTGCAGATTCACGTCGACGGTGTCAAACCCGGCCAACGCGTTCTCTTGGTCGATGACCTTCTGGCAACCGGCGGTACGATCGAAGCCTGTTGTCGATTGCTCGAAAAATGTGACGCCCAAATCGTCGGCTGTTCGTTCCTGATCCACTTGGCCCAATTGGGCGGCGAAGATCGATTGAACCCGTACACGTGCCACTCGGTTCTGACCTACGACCAAGACGACTTAGAAAGTGAGCTCAGTCCGTCGGGTCGCGTTTAG